A single genomic interval of Denticeps clupeoides unplaced genomic scaffold, fDenClu1.1, whole genome shotgun sequence harbors:
- the LOC114784216 gene encoding sickle tail protein homolog isoform X2, protein MSKPSRLARPSKQSPGYKEPLGSRSHMLSVGERLMRAGSEGNLVRPRTPQQQQQQQSSVQGDAVKRGSHLSSEVGSSGVRLSCPDDDSSSRQQGSSTDDSDPNDPWSPRTVPRRHTVGGPRTANDVLTMQPHNVDRKREAFLEHLKQKYPHHASAIMGHQERLREQVRSPKHSPQCGVGDRGEHLSVNPLECLEVMTEEECPSSFTRGSRARASLPVVRSSNQTKDRSLGILYLQYGEDTKQIRMPNEITGTDTIRALFVSAFPQQLTMKMLESPSVAIYIKDDMRNMYYELNDVRNITPHSCLKVYHKDPAQAFNHSSRPSGGDARIHRDRLYATRDGQHPMRQPPNSPTPASTVHALQGSMSPPMARSMPSSPSRIPYGPRNGASMTGSITLPRERLSSAPPPSRSITPCPSSILERRDVKPDEDLGGSKSLTLYDPYALPEGRLSIASSQGSHPGDVVDGPFLQHRGSVKSPNSYAENTEQQHSIYRQKSRKYSESPMSPLGVKTPPLSPHRVNEVRMVDMPPQVALERSSSMRRSVRKDSNGGMEGVGRVRGNMASPVFVDLPPGHSDRSFQGPANPNDPHTSQRMKAMEQQIASLTGLVQHALFKGPNASAAKENSNEKSQRNASPADSGGVSPVPLPRNHLPMLDSPAISTRSSDTGLQSMLSTFRRNVSDLRLQLHQLRQMQLQNQDSIKLMLQEAGEELSGKMYEMLRNVDDLTQKQRSQVDEERQAYLAMEENLLIQLGDLEKYVEKLNRDSTSSSVQRPITLKDVEEGAVNLRKVGEALAGLKGEFPGLQAKMRAVLRVEVEAVRFLKEEPHKMDNMLKRVKALTETLSSLRRCATEGWQHTQEHTKVLPSKVTHVADGSDSSGSAPGSPSPTPQPRSPIVSNRMELTPSSPVVVQRVRSTPVTIPPCQHSTGLSHHPSPPLTPTHGRDSPTVAKVSPCSRESSPAMQKRASPRGTEELLPPTSSTTSSSGSPTHPINSEESHTVRVRSRGTTTEPQDPGRELEGAATPSLSQPDRAEDTENILQQTEASMMQVVPNLADTDKSEAPPVAQPDEVDAPLNMAAEPDPHPEAGAEKPVQASSERASKRAIEKPHRPSVDKARPGPEKASKSPPPPPPRRVYPPGAGLTTGRSGEVTNKKESVTEEEHEGEEKTSQPKALKVPPKVKPKPQSPPPCLALSSAEHTREDEGAKIMAELQTTGDQGEEINHPGNANVSAPQASGVIFYLTGQISSERLSGTAEDQKEEGKGALSPSKVAHENVSQTLVDCSAVESLTVGEYQAESFYTQEIRIPEHLEACQVRKEQIIHKDVAFQPVSDKRTSTKDLDLNHEVQTVNGFQRGHMSLEEQLGTDETEQVVMRSSRGRLRYTEDASLSPDLPDSEGPPPPPPTADNIAFMITHTKVQALSTGEYKELVSTKGGDVQTVKVGPDQTMSTTEECSIDRKPVIIIFDEPMDIRQAYKRLSTIFECEEELDRMLAEEKIDEESEEVEEEEERESRTCGQVNIKADVVNTHTESSHRHQEAPLERETPQTPSELSSAELDDDSKEDSSLCDAKQEAKRKFKFKFPKKQLAAIGQALRTGSKTGKKTLQVVVYEDEEDLDGTVKEFRETKRYEIKSSLPMEKSSPVTVRGASETHLSRNSRARTEEIRKNTYKTMDSLEKTIQQLETTISDLDTTSLSPWEASSRGGSNSKRSIPQSSQTEGSPSKRPATSVPKSHKGVSSQHKKAKPQVLPKPSAICCPSSSSSSSISSKKNASGSPSSSRMTSSSPKSCQQSGNPEKPGKTQKVQDSQRQFRQVVLL, encoded by the exons AGGTGGGCAGCAGTGGGGTGAGGCTGTCTTGTCCTGATgatgacagcagcagcaggcagcaggGCAGCAGCACAGATGACAGTGACCCCAACGACCCCTGGTCACCACGCACTGTCCCCAGACGACACACTGTGGGGGGGCCGCGCACTGCTAACGACGTGCTCACCATGCAGCCCCACAACGTGGACCGCAAGCGCGAGGCCTTCCTGGAACATCTGAAGCAGAAGTACCCCCACCATGCCTCCGCCATCATGGGCCACCAGGAGAGACTCAGAGAGCAG GTCAGGAGCCCAAAGCACAGCCCCCAGTGTGGTGTAGGAGATCGGGGTGAGCACCTTTCTGTGAACCCACTGGAGTGTCTGGAGGTCATGACTGAGGAGGAATgtccctcctccttcaccagaGGCAGTCGGGCGAGGGCCAGCCTACCTGTGGTCAGATCCAGCAACCAGACAAAGGACAGATCATTGG GCATTCTCTACCTCCAATATGGAGAGGACACGAAGCAGATCAGGATGCCCAATGAGATCACAGGGACAGACACCATCCGCGCCCTGTTCGTCAGTGCCTTCCCTCAGCAGCTCACTATGAAGATGCTGGAGTCGCCCAGTGTGGCCATCTACATCAAAGATGACATGAGGAACATGTACTATGAGCTCAACGATGTCAG AAACATCACGCCGCACTCCTGCCTAAAGGTCTACCACAAAGACCCGGCTCAGGCCTTCAACCACAGCTCCAGGCCCAGCGGCGGGGATGcaagg ATTCACAGAGATAGACTTTATGCTACGAGAGATGGGCAGCACCCCATGAGGCAACCCCCCAACAGCCCCACCCCAGCCAGTACCGTTCATGCCTTGCAAGGCTCCATGTCCCCTCCCATGGCTCGCTCCATGCCCTCATCCCCTTCCCGAATCCCCTATGGTCCCCGCAACGGAGCCTCCATGACGGGTAGCATCACCCTTCCCAGAGAGCGGCTCTCCAGCGCACCCCCTCCCAGCCGATCCATCACCCCCTGCCCCAGCTCCATCCTGGAGCGCCGTGATGTGAAACCTGATGAGGACCTGGGTGGGAGCAAGAGCCTGACACTGTACGACCCTTACGCCCTACCGGAGGGCCGTCTGAGCATTGCCTCGTCCCAGGGCTCCCATCCCGGGGACGTGGTGGATGGGCCGTTCCTTCAGCACCGTGGCTCTGTGAAATCGCCCAACTCCTACGCAGAGAACACAGAGCAGCAGCACTCCATCTACAGACAGAAGTCCAGGAAGTACTCAGAGAGTCCCATGTCCCCGCTGGGGGTTAAGACACCACCCTTGTCTCCGCACAGGGTTAACGAGGTCCGAATGGTTGACATGCCCCCCCAAGTGGCACTAGAAAGGTCATCATCGATGCGCAGATCAGTCCGTAAGGACAGCAACGGAGGCATGGAGGGGGTGGGCAGAGTAAGGGGAAACATGGCCTCGCCCGTGTTTGTGGACCTTCCCCCAGGGCACAGCGACAGGTCATTTCAGGGTCCAGCGAACCCAAATGACCCCCACACAAG TCAGAGGATGAAGGCCATGGAGCAGCAGATTGCCAGTCTGACGGGCCTCGTTCAGCATGCACTTTTTAAAGGGCCAAATGCGAGTGCTGCCAAAGAGAACAGCAA TGAGAAATCTCAAAGGAATGCTTCTCCTGCTGACAGTGGAG GTGTGTCACCAGTTCCTTTACCCAGGAACCATCTCCCAATGTTGGACTCACCTGCCATATCCACTAGGAGCTCTGACACAGGGCTGCAGTCCATGCTGAGCACCTTCAGAAGGAACGTGTCAGACCTCCGTCTGCAGCTACACCAGCTTAGACAGATGCAG TTGCAGAACCAGGACTCCATCAAACTAATGCTGCAGGAAGCAGGGGAGGAGCTCTCAGGAAAGATGTATGAGATGTTGAGGAACGTAGACGACCTCACGCAGAAGCAGAGGAGCCAGGTGGATGAAGAGAGGCAGGCTTATCTGGCCATGGAGGAGAATCTCCTCATACAGCTGGG GGACCTGGAAAAGTATGTGGAGAAGCTGAACAGAGACTCCACTTCAAGCAGTGTCCAGCGGCCAATCACATTGAAGGATGTGGAGGAGGGTGCTGTCAATTTGAGAAAAGTTGGGGAGGCCTTAGCAGGACTCAAAG GCGAGTTCCCGGGCCTTCAGGCCAAAATGCGTGCGGTGCTTCGAGTGGAGGTGGAGGCAGTGCGCTTCCTCAAAGAGGAGCCGCACAAGATGGACAACATGCTTAAGCGGGTCAAAGCCCTGACGGAGACCCTGAGCAGTCTCAGAAG ATGTGCCACAGAAGGCTGGCAGCACACCCAGGAGCACACCAAAGTGCTGCCATCAAAGGTCACCCATGTAGCTGATGGTTCAGATTCATCAGGCTCAGCACCTGGTTCTCCCAGCCCAACTCCACAGCCTCGGTCTCCCATCGTGTCCAACCGCATGGAGCTCACCCCCTCTTCCCCAGTAGTTGTTCAGAGGGTGAGGAGCACCCCAGTCACCATCCCACCCTGCCAGCACTCTACGGGACTATCACATCATCCTAGCCCCCCGCTTACCCCGACCCATGGTCGGGACTCCCCCACTGTTGCCAAGGTGAGTCCCTGCAGTCGAGAGAGCAGCCCTGCCATGCAGAAGAGAGCATCACCAAGGGGTACAGAAGAGCTCCTTCCCCCGACttccagcaccaccagcagctcTGGATCTCCCACTCATCCCATCAACTCTGAGGAAAGCCACACAGTCCGAGTGAGAAGCAGAGGCACAACCACAGAG CCTCAAGACCCAGGGAGAGAGTTGGAGGGAGCAGCCACACCCAGTTTGTCTCAACCTGACAGGGCAGAAGACACGGAGAACATCCTCCAGCAAACCGAGGCTAGCATGATGCAGGTCGTCCCAAACCTGGCGGACACAGACAAAAGCGAGGCACCACCAGTAGCCCAGCCAGATGAGGTGGATGCCCCTCTGAACATGGCTGCAGAACCTG ATCCTCACCCAGAAGCTGGAGCAGAAAAACCAGTCCAGGCCAGCTCGGAAAGAGCATCCAAGCGGGCTATAGAGAAGCCCCACCGGCCCAGCGTTGACAAGGCCAGGCCCGGTCCAGAGAAAGCCAGCAAATcacctcccccacccccaccccgcaGGGTCTACCCGCCGGGAGCTGGACTAACCACAGGGAGGTCAGGAGAGGTCACCAACAAGAAGGAGTCTGTCACTGAAGAG GAGCATGAGGGGGAGGAGAAGACCTCTCAGCCCAAAGCCCTGAAAGTACCCCCTAAGGTGAAGCCCAAGCCCCAGAGCCCTCCCCCCTGCCTCGCCTTGTCGTCCGCGGAACACACCCGTGAAGATGAGGGAGCTAAGATCATGGCAGAGCTACAG ACCACGGGTGACCAGGGCGAAGAGATAAACCATCCGGGGAATGCGAATGTCAGCGCTCCACAAGCTTCAGGG GTGATTTTTTATCTCACTGGTCAGATTTCCAGTGAGCGACTTTCAGGAACAGCTGAAGACCAAAAGGAAGAGGGAAAGGGGGCACTTTCACCTTCCAAGGTGGCACATGAGAATGTTTCACAGACACTTGTAGATTGTTCAGCTGTAGAATCCCTGACAGTTGGGGAATATCAAGCAGAATCCTTCTACACACAAGAAATCAGAATTCCTGAGCATCTTGAAGCTTGTCAAGTAAGGAAGGAGCAAATCATTCACAAGGATGTTGCATTTCAACCTGTATCAGACAAGAGAACATCTACCAAAGATCTAGATTTGAACCATGAGGTGCAGACAGTTAATGGCTTCCAACGAGGTCACATGTCCCTTGAAGAACAACTAGGTACAGACGAGACTGAACAGGTGGTCATGAGGTCCTCCCGGGGCAGATTAAGATACACAGAGGACGCCAGCTTGAGTCCAGACCTTCCAGACAGTGAaggtcctcctccacctcctcccacAGCAGACAACATTGCATTCATGATCACCCACACAAAAGTTCAGGCCCTGTCCACAGGAGAGTACAAGGAGCTGGTGAGCACCAAAGGTGGTGATGTCCAAACTGTCAAAGTGGGTCCGGACCAGACAATGAGCACTACGGAGGAGTGCAGCATTGACCGCAAACCTGTCATCATCATCTTTGATGAGCCCATGGACATCCGGCAAGCCTACAAACGCCTCTCCACCATATTTGAGTGTGAAGAGGAACTTGATCGCATGCTGGCGGAGGAGAAGATTGACGAGGAAAGTGAAgaggtggaagaggaggaggaacggGAAAGCAGGACATGCGGTCAGGTAAACATTAAGGCTGATGtggtaaatacacacacagagtcatcACATAGACATCAGGAAGCTCCATTAGAAAGGGAGACTCCACAGACTCCATCAGAACTCTCATCAGCTGAGTTGGACGATGACTCAAAAGAAGACAGTTCTCTATGTGATGCCAAGCAAGAGGCCAAGAGGaagtttaaattcaaattccCCAAGAAACAGTTGGCAGCCATTGGGCAAGCCCTACGCACAGGGTCCAAAACTGGCAAGAAGACTCTGCAGGTTGTGGTCTATGAGGATGAAGAAGATCTGGACGGCACAGTCAAGGAGTTCAGAGAAACCAAGAGGTATGAGATCAAGTCCAGCCTACCTATGGAAAAAAGTTCTCCAGTGACTGTTAGGGGTGCGAGTGAAACCCATCTATCTCGAAACTCAAGGGCCAGGACTGAAGAGATCCGAAAGAACACCTACAAGACCATGGACAGCCTGGAGAAGACCATCCAGCAGTTGGAGACCACCATCAGCGACCTAGACACTACCTCTTTGTCACCATGGGAAGCTTCCTCCCGTGGAGGCTCCAACTCTAAGAGATCCATTCCACAAAGCTCTCAGACAGAAGGCAGCCCCTCGAAGAGACCCGCCACTTCCGTGCCTAAGTCTCACAAGGGCGTTTCTTCTCAGCACAAGAAGGCCAAACCTCAGGTCCTGCCCAAACCCTCAGCCATCTGCTGcccgtcctcctcttcctccagcagcatcagcagcaaaAAG AACGCCAGCGGCTCCCCGTCATCCAGCCGGATGACGTCATCTTCTCCCAAGTCCTGCCAGCAGTCTGGGAATCCAGAGAAACCCggaaaaacacaaaaggtccAAGATTCCCAGAGGCAGTTCAGACAGGTAGTTTTACTGTGA
- the LOC114784216 gene encoding sickle tail protein homolog isoform X1: MSKPSRLARPSKQSPGYKEPLGSRSHMLSVGERLMRAGSEGNLVRPRTPQQQQQQQSSVQGDAVKRGSHLSSEVGSSGVRLSCPDDDSSSRQQGSSTDDSDPNDPWSPRTVPRRHTVGGPRTANDVLTMQPHNVDRKREAFLEHLKQKYPHHASAIMGHQERLREQVRSPKHSPQCGVGDRGEHLSVNPLECLEVMTEEECPSSFTRGSRARASLPVVRSSNQTKDRSLGILYLQYGEDTKQIRMPNEITGTDTIRALFVSAFPQQLTMKMLESPSVAIYIKDDMRNMYYELNDVRNITPHSCLKVYHKDPAQAFNHSSRPSGGDARIHRDRLYATRDGQHPMRQPPNSPTPASTVHALQGSMSPPMARSMPSSPSRIPYGPRNGASMTGSITLPRERLSSAPPPSRSITPCPSSILERRDVKPDEDLGGSKSLTLYDPYALPEGRLSIASSQGSHPGDVVDGPFLQHRGSVKSPNSYAENTEQQHSIYRQKSRKYSESPMSPLGVKTPPLSPHRVNEVRMVDMPPQVALERSSSMRRSVRKDSNGGMEGVGRVRGNMASPVFVDLPPGHSDRSFQGPANPNDPHTSQRMKAMEQQIASLTGLVQHALFKGPNASAAKENSNEKSQRNASPADSGGVSPVPLPRNHLPMLDSPAISTRSSDTGLQSMLSTFRRNVSDLRLQLHQLRQMQLQNQDSIKLMLQEAGEELSGKMYEMLRNVDDLTQKQRSQVDEERQAYLAMEENLLIQLGDLEKYVEKLNRDSTSSSVQRPITLKDVEEGAVNLRKVGEALAGLKGEFPGLQAKMRAVLRVEVEAVRFLKEEPHKMDNMLKRVKALTETLSSLRRCATEGWQHTQEHTKVLPSKVTHVADGSDSSGSAPGSPSPTPQPRSPIVSNRMELTPSSPVVVQRVRSTPVTIPPCQHSTGLSHHPSPPLTPTHGRDSPTVAKVSPCSRESSPAMQKRASPRGTEELLPPTSSTTSSSGSPTHPINSEESHTVRVRSRGTTTEPQDPGRELEGAATPSLSQPDRAEDTENILQQTEASMMQVVPNLADTDKSEAPPVAQPDEVDAPLNMAAEPDPHPEAGAEKPVQASSERASKRAIEKPHRPSVDKARPGPEKASKSPPPPPPRRVYPPGAGLTTGRSGEVTNKKESVTEEEHEGEEKTSQPKALKVPPKVKPKPQSPPPCLALSSAEHTREDEGAKIMAELQVFEKSAVKDLDVRYVVDLSSSGSHVMEPSWSPISVRQTKTTGDQGEEINHPGNANVSAPQASGVIFYLTGQISSERLSGTAEDQKEEGKGALSPSKVAHENVSQTLVDCSAVESLTVGEYQAESFYTQEIRIPEHLEACQVRKEQIIHKDVAFQPVSDKRTSTKDLDLNHEVQTVNGFQRGHMSLEEQLGTDETEQVVMRSSRGRLRYTEDASLSPDLPDSEGPPPPPPTADNIAFMITHTKVQALSTGEYKELVSTKGGDVQTVKVGPDQTMSTTEECSIDRKPVIIIFDEPMDIRQAYKRLSTIFECEEELDRMLAEEKIDEESEEVEEEEERESRTCGQVNIKADVVNTHTESSHRHQEAPLERETPQTPSELSSAELDDDSKEDSSLCDAKQEAKRKFKFKFPKKQLAAIGQALRTGSKTGKKTLQVVVYEDEEDLDGTVKEFRETKRYEIKSSLPMEKSSPVTVRGASETHLSRNSRARTEEIRKNTYKTMDSLEKTIQQLETTISDLDTTSLSPWEASSRGGSNSKRSIPQSSQTEGSPSKRPATSVPKSHKGVSSQHKKAKPQVLPKPSAICCPSSSSSSSISSKKNASGSPSSSRMTSSSPKSCQQSGNPEKPGKTQKVQDSQRQFRQVVLL; encoded by the exons AGGTGGGCAGCAGTGGGGTGAGGCTGTCTTGTCCTGATgatgacagcagcagcaggcagcaggGCAGCAGCACAGATGACAGTGACCCCAACGACCCCTGGTCACCACGCACTGTCCCCAGACGACACACTGTGGGGGGGCCGCGCACTGCTAACGACGTGCTCACCATGCAGCCCCACAACGTGGACCGCAAGCGCGAGGCCTTCCTGGAACATCTGAAGCAGAAGTACCCCCACCATGCCTCCGCCATCATGGGCCACCAGGAGAGACTCAGAGAGCAG GTCAGGAGCCCAAAGCACAGCCCCCAGTGTGGTGTAGGAGATCGGGGTGAGCACCTTTCTGTGAACCCACTGGAGTGTCTGGAGGTCATGACTGAGGAGGAATgtccctcctccttcaccagaGGCAGTCGGGCGAGGGCCAGCCTACCTGTGGTCAGATCCAGCAACCAGACAAAGGACAGATCATTGG GCATTCTCTACCTCCAATATGGAGAGGACACGAAGCAGATCAGGATGCCCAATGAGATCACAGGGACAGACACCATCCGCGCCCTGTTCGTCAGTGCCTTCCCTCAGCAGCTCACTATGAAGATGCTGGAGTCGCCCAGTGTGGCCATCTACATCAAAGATGACATGAGGAACATGTACTATGAGCTCAACGATGTCAG AAACATCACGCCGCACTCCTGCCTAAAGGTCTACCACAAAGACCCGGCTCAGGCCTTCAACCACAGCTCCAGGCCCAGCGGCGGGGATGcaagg ATTCACAGAGATAGACTTTATGCTACGAGAGATGGGCAGCACCCCATGAGGCAACCCCCCAACAGCCCCACCCCAGCCAGTACCGTTCATGCCTTGCAAGGCTCCATGTCCCCTCCCATGGCTCGCTCCATGCCCTCATCCCCTTCCCGAATCCCCTATGGTCCCCGCAACGGAGCCTCCATGACGGGTAGCATCACCCTTCCCAGAGAGCGGCTCTCCAGCGCACCCCCTCCCAGCCGATCCATCACCCCCTGCCCCAGCTCCATCCTGGAGCGCCGTGATGTGAAACCTGATGAGGACCTGGGTGGGAGCAAGAGCCTGACACTGTACGACCCTTACGCCCTACCGGAGGGCCGTCTGAGCATTGCCTCGTCCCAGGGCTCCCATCCCGGGGACGTGGTGGATGGGCCGTTCCTTCAGCACCGTGGCTCTGTGAAATCGCCCAACTCCTACGCAGAGAACACAGAGCAGCAGCACTCCATCTACAGACAGAAGTCCAGGAAGTACTCAGAGAGTCCCATGTCCCCGCTGGGGGTTAAGACACCACCCTTGTCTCCGCACAGGGTTAACGAGGTCCGAATGGTTGACATGCCCCCCCAAGTGGCACTAGAAAGGTCATCATCGATGCGCAGATCAGTCCGTAAGGACAGCAACGGAGGCATGGAGGGGGTGGGCAGAGTAAGGGGAAACATGGCCTCGCCCGTGTTTGTGGACCTTCCCCCAGGGCACAGCGACAGGTCATTTCAGGGTCCAGCGAACCCAAATGACCCCCACACAAG TCAGAGGATGAAGGCCATGGAGCAGCAGATTGCCAGTCTGACGGGCCTCGTTCAGCATGCACTTTTTAAAGGGCCAAATGCGAGTGCTGCCAAAGAGAACAGCAA TGAGAAATCTCAAAGGAATGCTTCTCCTGCTGACAGTGGAG GTGTGTCACCAGTTCCTTTACCCAGGAACCATCTCCCAATGTTGGACTCACCTGCCATATCCACTAGGAGCTCTGACACAGGGCTGCAGTCCATGCTGAGCACCTTCAGAAGGAACGTGTCAGACCTCCGTCTGCAGCTACACCAGCTTAGACAGATGCAG TTGCAGAACCAGGACTCCATCAAACTAATGCTGCAGGAAGCAGGGGAGGAGCTCTCAGGAAAGATGTATGAGATGTTGAGGAACGTAGACGACCTCACGCAGAAGCAGAGGAGCCAGGTGGATGAAGAGAGGCAGGCTTATCTGGCCATGGAGGAGAATCTCCTCATACAGCTGGG GGACCTGGAAAAGTATGTGGAGAAGCTGAACAGAGACTCCACTTCAAGCAGTGTCCAGCGGCCAATCACATTGAAGGATGTGGAGGAGGGTGCTGTCAATTTGAGAAAAGTTGGGGAGGCCTTAGCAGGACTCAAAG GCGAGTTCCCGGGCCTTCAGGCCAAAATGCGTGCGGTGCTTCGAGTGGAGGTGGAGGCAGTGCGCTTCCTCAAAGAGGAGCCGCACAAGATGGACAACATGCTTAAGCGGGTCAAAGCCCTGACGGAGACCCTGAGCAGTCTCAGAAG ATGTGCCACAGAAGGCTGGCAGCACACCCAGGAGCACACCAAAGTGCTGCCATCAAAGGTCACCCATGTAGCTGATGGTTCAGATTCATCAGGCTCAGCACCTGGTTCTCCCAGCCCAACTCCACAGCCTCGGTCTCCCATCGTGTCCAACCGCATGGAGCTCACCCCCTCTTCCCCAGTAGTTGTTCAGAGGGTGAGGAGCACCCCAGTCACCATCCCACCCTGCCAGCACTCTACGGGACTATCACATCATCCTAGCCCCCCGCTTACCCCGACCCATGGTCGGGACTCCCCCACTGTTGCCAAGGTGAGTCCCTGCAGTCGAGAGAGCAGCCCTGCCATGCAGAAGAGAGCATCACCAAGGGGTACAGAAGAGCTCCTTCCCCCGACttccagcaccaccagcagctcTGGATCTCCCACTCATCCCATCAACTCTGAGGAAAGCCACACAGTCCGAGTGAGAAGCAGAGGCACAACCACAGAG CCTCAAGACCCAGGGAGAGAGTTGGAGGGAGCAGCCACACCCAGTTTGTCTCAACCTGACAGGGCAGAAGACACGGAGAACATCCTCCAGCAAACCGAGGCTAGCATGATGCAGGTCGTCCCAAACCTGGCGGACACAGACAAAAGCGAGGCACCACCAGTAGCCCAGCCAGATGAGGTGGATGCCCCTCTGAACATGGCTGCAGAACCTG ATCCTCACCCAGAAGCTGGAGCAGAAAAACCAGTCCAGGCCAGCTCGGAAAGAGCATCCAAGCGGGCTATAGAGAAGCCCCACCGGCCCAGCGTTGACAAGGCCAGGCCCGGTCCAGAGAAAGCCAGCAAATcacctcccccacccccaccccgcaGGGTCTACCCGCCGGGAGCTGGACTAACCACAGGGAGGTCAGGAGAGGTCACCAACAAGAAGGAGTCTGTCACTGAAGAG GAGCATGAGGGGGAGGAGAAGACCTCTCAGCCCAAAGCCCTGAAAGTACCCCCTAAGGTGAAGCCCAAGCCCCAGAGCCCTCCCCCCTGCCTCGCCTTGTCGTCCGCGGAACACACCCGTGAAGATGAGGGAGCTAAGATCATGGCAGAGCTACAG GTGTTTGAGAAGTCTGCAGTTAAAGACTTAGATGTTAGGTATGTGGTTGACCTGTCAAGCTCTGGATCCCATGTTATGGAGCCATCATGGTCACCCATCTCTGTCAGACAGACAAAG ACCACGGGTGACCAGGGCGAAGAGATAAACCATCCGGGGAATGCGAATGTCAGCGCTCCACAAGCTTCAGGG GTGATTTTTTATCTCACTGGTCAGATTTCCAGTGAGCGACTTTCAGGAACAGCTGAAGACCAAAAGGAAGAGGGAAAGGGGGCACTTTCACCTTCCAAGGTGGCACATGAGAATGTTTCACAGACACTTGTAGATTGTTCAGCTGTAGAATCCCTGACAGTTGGGGAATATCAAGCAGAATCCTTCTACACACAAGAAATCAGAATTCCTGAGCATCTTGAAGCTTGTCAAGTAAGGAAGGAGCAAATCATTCACAAGGATGTTGCATTTCAACCTGTATCAGACAAGAGAACATCTACCAAAGATCTAGATTTGAACCATGAGGTGCAGACAGTTAATGGCTTCCAACGAGGTCACATGTCCCTTGAAGAACAACTAGGTACAGACGAGACTGAACAGGTGGTCATGAGGTCCTCCCGGGGCAGATTAAGATACACAGAGGACGCCAGCTTGAGTCCAGACCTTCCAGACAGTGAaggtcctcctccacctcctcccacAGCAGACAACATTGCATTCATGATCACCCACACAAAAGTTCAGGCCCTGTCCACAGGAGAGTACAAGGAGCTGGTGAGCACCAAAGGTGGTGATGTCCAAACTGTCAAAGTGGGTCCGGACCAGACAATGAGCACTACGGAGGAGTGCAGCATTGACCGCAAACCTGTCATCATCATCTTTGATGAGCCCATGGACATCCGGCAAGCCTACAAACGCCTCTCCACCATATTTGAGTGTGAAGAGGAACTTGATCGCATGCTGGCGGAGGAGAAGATTGACGAGGAAAGTGAAgaggtggaagaggaggaggaacggGAAAGCAGGACATGCGGTCAGGTAAACATTAAGGCTGATGtggtaaatacacacacagagtcatcACATAGACATCAGGAAGCTCCATTAGAAAGGGAGACTCCACAGACTCCATCAGAACTCTCATCAGCTGAGTTGGACGATGACTCAAAAGAAGACAGTTCTCTATGTGATGCCAAGCAAGAGGCCAAGAGGaagtttaaattcaaattccCCAAGAAACAGTTGGCAGCCATTGGGCAAGCCCTACGCACAGGGTCCAAAACTGGCAAGAAGACTCTGCAGGTTGTGGTCTATGAGGATGAAGAAGATCTGGACGGCACAGTCAAGGAGTTCAGAGAAACCAAGAGGTATGAGATCAAGTCCAGCCTACCTATGGAAAAAAGTTCTCCAGTGACTGTTAGGGGTGCGAGTGAAACCCATCTATCTCGAAACTCAAGGGCCAGGACTGAAGAGATCCGAAAGAACACCTACAAGACCATGGACAGCCTGGAGAAGACCATCCAGCAGTTGGAGACCACCATCAGCGACCTAGACACTACCTCTTTGTCACCATGGGAAGCTTCCTCCCGTGGAGGCTCCAACTCTAAGAGATCCATTCCACAAAGCTCTCAGACAGAAGGCAGCCCCTCGAAGAGACCCGCCACTTCCGTGCCTAAGTCTCACAAGGGCGTTTCTTCTCAGCACAAGAAGGCCAAACCTCAGGTCCTGCCCAAACCCTCAGCCATCTGCTGcccgtcctcctcttcctccagcagcatcagcagcaaaAAG AACGCCAGCGGCTCCCCGTCATCCAGCCGGATGACGTCATCTTCTCCCAAGTCCTGCCAGCAGTCTGGGAATCCAGAGAAACCCggaaaaacacaaaaggtccAAGATTCCCAGAGGCAGTTCAGACAGGTAGTTTTACTGTGA